DNA sequence from the Thermococcus gammatolerans EJ3 genome:
ACAAAAGGAGAGGCCTCGAATTAGATAAAACAGCGATGATAAGCCTCATTTCACTCGAATGAGATAGTTTGATGGAGTTGGGAGGAATCATGGAAAGCGCCTGGAGGTGCGGGTTAGATGGGGGTATCAATCTATATCGGGAAGAATAGCGATAAAGAGAAACGGTACATCGATTTAAAGGAAACCGAGGCTAACCACATTACTTTCCTCGGACCAAGTGGAAGCGGAAAGACCACAGTCATGAGGGCCATTGCCGAGGAGATATTTGACAAGGTTCCAGGGGCCCTCATCATAGTCATCGAGCAGAAGTACGACAAGAACAAGGCCCGAGAGCTCATGAACTTCCTCGCACTTATCACCAAAAGAAAAGGCTCGGACTTCGTCAAAGAGAACTTTCAAGACTTACTGACCTATTATAACATTCTCAAAAACGATGGCGTTCTTCACGGAAAGCCCGGCGATTTTGCCTTCGGTTGGCCCAACTGGCCGTTCACGACAGTCCCTCCATTTCCGAACGACAGACATTCCATCCTCTCCTGGCACGGGCTCAAGCCAAAATCATTTCCAGTCAAGAGAATAGTCTTTAGACCCACCAGAGACATCTCAGCGATTGAAAAAGACAACAACTGCATAGCTGTAAACGGAAAAATCCGCTACAAAGACGTTGACTTTGACTTCATCAGCAGGCTTGCTCAAATCAACAGAAACACGATTTACGGACGGGTCATCAAACAGGGATGGGATCTGGAAAAGAAACGAGACCCTGACGAGCTGGAGCGCTTTGGCAAAGAGTGGGAGAAAAAGTATCGGCCTAACTCCAACGTACCAAGCCAAACCCTCCTCAGCATTCTCGAAGTCTGCGCGCTCCTGCGGAGCGACACAATCTTCTCAAAGCACAAAGACTTTACCTCTGAACTCTCAACCGACGTCATCAACGTGATAGACTTCTCCGCAAATTCTGAGCTGACACCCGCCGAGGAAGCCTGGATATTCAAACACCTCGTCATGTACATCGTCTCCAAGTTCGTCCGCTTCAGAAACACGCCAGTCTTCTTCATCATTGACGAAGTTCAGAACCTCCTCCAGCACTCTGACGGCAGGAAAGCCCTCGATAAACTAAACAGGGAGGGCCGCTCCAATTGGGTGAACATTATCAGCGGAACCCAATACATGTACGGCCTGCCCGCCTTCCTCGTTTACGGAGCAGCTCACATTGGAATAATCGGGAGGATAGCCAGCGCAGACGACGAGATGCTCCTGAGAAAAGTCATCAGGGACTTTCACCGCATCAAGAACCCCAAAGTGAAGAGCTTCTCTGAGTACAAGAACGTCAAGCCCTGGTTGAAGGGCCGCGGCTGGTTCTCCTTCGATAAAATGTACACCGAGCGGATGTACTTCCGCCCACCACAGAGTTTGTGAGGTGATGAAAATGTTCGGGTTTAGGAAAAAGAAGAATGAAAAAGCTCAACAAGTTGATGCCCTCCAGGAGAAAACCGACACAATTCCCATACTCCCAAGCACTCGCCTTGAAGAACGCGCAAAGAAACTCCGCGAGCTGAACTATAAGTTCGCCCAAGTTTACGAGCCAAAGCAGAGAGTCATCATCTGGTTCAACGGGAAAGAAAGCCGGGTGATCGGTTATCCAATCGGACTCCGCGAGGACCTCAACGACTACGTGATCCTCTATCAGGTCAGACCCCCAAGCTGGCTTGACAGTCTAGTTCACAGCCTCTTAAGAGTAGTGGGTAAAAGCCCACCGACAGCCTTAATCCGCGTTCCCAAGAAAATCGCCTACTTCGGCGACGAGACAATAACAATCCTCGCCAGCGCCTTCATCATGAACGAGCACTATGAATACGAGGCCGTTCCTCTGTCCCTGGACGAGACTGACGCGAAGCTTTACCTAGCTTTGAAGAAGGAGAACGACATGCTTTGGGACCTGATAAGCATCATCCGCTATCGCGTGCCCGAAGTCGTCGAGGACGCTATGAAAATGAACCCAAGGATAAAGACTTACATGAGCACCAAACAGCAAAACCCGGACGAGGGGACAAAGGAAGAGAAGTTTGGTGGCGTTGAGGTGGCCTTCGAGGACAACCCGTTCAGACGCTGGAGGTTGCCGTAATGGGGGAAGGTGCATATCAAACCGTGCCGGCAGAGCTCGATGCCCTTCTCGGTGCACATTCCGAGGACGATGGAGAAACAAAGTCTAAAACGTCAAATTCATCGGGAGACAGCAGGCCCGGAAAGCTTCCCAAAGCAAAATTGAACAAGAAACTAATTGCTGCCATAGTCCGCCGCCTTCGCATTCTTTACCTCGACGCTCCTAAGAAAGAAGACAGAATCCTTATCAATGAAATCTTGGACGATTTAGAGCAGTTAATGATACTAAACGGGATTGGCCTTGAACTCTTAGGAGGAAAGCCCAAAGAAGAATAAAACCTCTGCATCATCAACGACCTGTCTTGAGTTTTCCCTTATAAATTCATAATTCTCTCTTCCAGCTCCTTCTCATTTTGAAGAAGTTCTTCTTTCATTCTTTCCACTTTCTCTGACAGGGATATAGTCATTTTCTTTAATTCTTCCATTTCCCTGCTTCTTTCTATAAGTTTGTTATAAATGGGGATATTATTGTTCTGAAGGTATTTTAGGAACACTTCTTTTGTACTTTCCCACAGCTCAAGCCGGTACCGTTTATCTTTTTTCGGATCTAGCCCCAATAATCCAAACCTTGGTGGTTCAATTTTGCTTATATCCTCCTTAAATTGATATACAAGTTCTGGTATTATAATCTTAGGCGCGACTTCCGGTTTATTTGATTTTTCGGCTATTTCTTTGGAGACTTGTGATAGTCGAGCATTAAGCGCGCTATCCTCTTCTAGCTTTTCAATAATCTCCTTAGTATTAGCGTTTATTTTCCTGATTAATTCATTGTACTTTTCTAGATCAACATTGTATTGCTCTATCAATTTCTGAATCTTTTTATTGATCCTTAGATTCATTCCCTGTTCCTGCAAAGAAAGAGTATGACGCCCATAATCCAATGACAAGTAAGACCCAACTTCGTATCCAGCCCTTCCATTCGAGTGTTCTTGTAAGTTAGATCTTAAACTGGCTTCTATTGTAGATATATAACCAATTATCTCGTTTTTCATGAACTCGATATTCATACGCTGCTTTTTCATTTCCATAAGGCTTTTATTCATCAGTTCTGCTTGTTTTTTTGCTTGTTCTACTGAATCCATAGTAGCTAAGGCCTGAAGTGCCACAACTGCAGCCATCAACACATTTGCCATTACCAAGACAGACTGCAAAAGCATTTGCTCTCGAGTATTGAGTCCAATCAAAACTGCTAGCCCCGCAATAAAAACAGCAACTACCACCATTAGAATGGTTACACTTCTAATTATGTTCACATCAAGTCGCATATTGAGTTTCATGTAACCACCTCACGGCAACCGACCAACCTCGCGACCATCCACGAAGAAACCAGTCTTCTTGAAAAACCTGCCCACCATCTTAATTTCCAAAATATGCTCATCATTCGGGCCAATCCTAAACTTATCGCCAGGCTTGACTTTTGAATCAAGAGTGACACCATTCACCGCAACGTTTACCTTTCCCCAATTCGTGGGCCAAAACTCATAAGTTTCGTCCCCAACCCTTATCATAAGTCGTTTCTGCCCTATCATAAGGCCAATAAGACTCACCAACAACGCTATAAAACCAAAGAAGAGGAACAACCCTCCAGGCACATAATCATAATAATGCCTGATGAGTTCCAAGTGGAGGATCTTAGAACTCACCAAGCTCATACTGTTGTCGATATACAACGTATAATTACCATCCTCAGGCGCTGTGAAAATAACATCAACCGGACTCTTGACAAGCTTAAAATCCTCGACTGTCCGCCCGCCCTCTTTAACATAAATCCAGATATCATTATTCCCACCACGCACAGTTCCCCTCACTTCAAGTTTCTCACCCTTCTTAAGCACAAACCAAGGATGGAAGTAATACTGCGGCTTTAACTCATCATCTATAGTGTATGCAACCTTCGAACTCATCGGTGGGTGCACTATAAGCGCAAGACCAATGGCCACCATAATCAGTGAGATTATAAAAACTGCCCACGTTCCCTTGGTTCTAACTCTCCGATACCCGACCACAACACCCGGAGCCGGCTTCAAAGACCTCGGCTCCGCTATCCTCTTCAAACTCGGAACATCCTCACTCATTCCAGGGCCCTCCTCCGCTCTTTTTAGAGCGCTGGAGATTTTACTCCGGAGTATAAAAAGGCTTCGCTAATGTTTTCACCTAGCTAGGGTAAAAATCACACACACGGGAAAATTTCTCAAACCTTTTAAGCATTCTTACCGTATGGATAATTCGTAAAATCAGCACAGTTCCGAGGTGAGGCAATGGGCGAACCAAAAGAACCCTTAGCAAAGTTTCATGCAAAGGTAACGCGCGGAGGCCAGTTCACATTTCCCCTCTGGACTAGGGTTTATCACGAGCTAGATATTGGGGACTATGTTGAGCTCATCGTGAGGGTTAAGCATGGGCAGGACATTAAGCGGGGGATGTTCGTAGCCAAGCTCGTGGATAAGGGCAATATAACTATCCCAAAAGGCCTAAGAGACGAAATGGGGATTGAGAAAGACTCAGTCATTGAAATTCTGGTAATTAAAGCATATCGGATTAAGGACCTCTTTGGAGACCATTCCAATTTAATCAAACAGCTATCACTCTCAAAATACAAACTTCTCACTCCAGAGGAAGAGCGAAAGT
Encoded proteins:
- a CDS encoding ATP-binding protein, translating into MGVSIYIGKNSDKEKRYIDLKETEANHITFLGPSGSGKTTVMRAIAEEIFDKVPGALIIVIEQKYDKNKARELMNFLALITKRKGSDFVKENFQDLLTYYNILKNDGVLHGKPGDFAFGWPNWPFTTVPPFPNDRHSILSWHGLKPKSFPVKRIVFRPTRDISAIEKDNNCIAVNGKIRYKDVDFDFISRLAQINRNTIYGRVIKQGWDLEKKRDPDELERFGKEWEKKYRPNSNVPSQTLLSILEVCALLRSDTIFSKHKDFTSELSTDVINVIDFSANSELTPAEEAWIFKHLVMYIVSKFVRFRNTPVFFIIDEVQNLLQHSDGRKALDKLNREGRSNWVNIISGTQYMYGLPAFLVYGAAHIGIIGRIASADDEMLLRKVIRDFHRIKNPKVKSFSEYKNVKPWLKGRGWFSFDKMYTERMYFRPPQSL
- a CDS encoding emp24/gp25L/p24 family protein; this translates as MSEDVPSLKRIAEPRSLKPAPGVVVGYRRVRTKGTWAVFIISLIMVAIGLALIVHPPMSSKVAYTIDDELKPQYYFHPWFVLKKGEKLEVRGTVRGGNNDIWIYVKEGGRTVEDFKLVKSPVDVIFTAPEDGNYTLYIDNSMSLVSSKILHLELIRHYYDYVPGGLFLFFGFIALLVSLIGLMIGQKRLMIRVGDETYEFWPTNWGKVNVAVNGVTLDSKVKPGDKFRIGPNDEHILEIKMVGRFFKKTGFFVDGREVGRLP
- a CDS encoding AbrB/MazE/SpoVT family DNA-binding domain-containing protein, whose translation is MGEPKEPLAKFHAKVTRGGQFTFPLWTRVYHELDIGDYVELIVRVKHGQDIKRGMFVAKLVDKGNITIPKGLRDEMGIEKDSVIEILVIKAYRIKDLFGDHSNLIKQLSLSKYKLLTPEEERKLLS